CATGACTAAAAGCATCGTTGGTACTGCCATCATATAAAGACCTACACCTTCAGCTCCCATAATGCGTGCGACGATTATTTTGTTTATGAAGCCAAGAACTCGTGTAATAAACCCTGCGAGTATTAAAATAACTGCGCCTTTTAAAAATGTTTGCTTCGTCATTCCGGCCCCTACTTTCTAAATCATTGGATTTTTCCACTAAAGATGTATATGCTGAAAAGGTGGCCAAGCATGACAAGGTTTCATAATTAAATAGATTTTTTTGCGTAGAAATAATAGTATAATGGGATAAACTTAAGGAGATGTAAAGAGAAATGGAATGGCGAAATGTTTATCGTGGGATTTTAATGGGAGCAAGTAATCTTGTTCCAGGGGTAAGTGCGGGGACAATTGCGTTAATTTTTGGGATTTATGATCAATTAATTGCATCGATCAGTGACTTTTTTAGTTCAAAATGGCGCGACAGTCTTAAATTTCTTATTCCGCTTGGAATAGGAGTCGTTGCGGGCTTTGTTGGATTAATTCACATAATACGGTGGTTACATGAGCATCATTATCAGACGACACAGTTTTTTTTCTTAGGATTGATTATTGGTGTGATTCCACTCTTACTCACTCAGTCTAGTATGAAAACGCAGTTTAAAGTCCCCCATTATGTGATTCTTCTTGTGACAGCTATCGGCATAGGATTGATGGGACTTCTGCCAGAAGAAGGATCTGGCGTTATCGATTTAACGCCTTTTGCTGGGATAAGGCTGTTTGTGGCAGGTTGGCTTGCAAGTATGTCTTTGTTGCTTCCGGGTATTAGCGGAGCTGCTGTTTTACTTATATTTGGGGTTTATGATACCGCTATTGAAGCCCTTTATTCGTTAAATCTGGCAGTAATCGGTCTGCTCGGTGGAGGACTTTTAATTGGTTTTGCTATGAGTAGTAAAATTATTAAATATGTCTTAAAAGAGTATCCTTATATGACTTATGCTGTCATAATTGGATTGTTAGCGGGTTCTTTAGTGATTGTATTTCCGGGATTTTCAGCAGGCCCTGCAGCACTTTTTCCCAGCGCAGTCACATTTATAGCTGGTGCTATGACAGCGATACTCCTCGGATCGAGAAGTTGACAAACAACTAACTAGAAGGAGGTAATCATATGGTTAATGAACAATGGAGTTATTGGAAAATGAAACTGGAGCCGGTCATTCAAAGTAAAGTAGAGGAATGGCAAATACTTGGTTATGAAAAGATTTCAGAAAAAGATGTCTGGGAATGTTTTATGAGAAAAGTAGAAAAGAATCAAGAAAAACCAGATAAAATTCGCTCTCACTGGATGGTTTCAGAGTTGTTCAGCTTAAAAGCGAACGATTATATGAATTTAGTGACAGTTGCAGCTTATAAAGGACCACAATGGTTTCAGAATGAGCAGCCGGTTGACTTTAGACTAAATCAATTTGAGGATGATAGTCGCTAAAGTTTGATTCCTAATATTGACACTCGTTTTTCTGAAAAAGTATAATGAATAGTAGTCATTAAGCTATGCATTACATAATTAACGGTCCTGCGGATTACTCAGGACCGTATGGTGTTGTGTTTTATATGAAGGAGGTTCAATTCGTTCATGAAAAAAAGGAAAAAAGTTAAAAAGAGCTTTATTATTGCTTTTTTTGCTATAGTGATTGCCTTAGGGACGTTGATATCCACTAACGTTATGGCACATGTGAACAATATTAATCTTGGGTTAGATTTACAAGGTGGATTTGAAGTGTTATATGAAGTCGAGCCTATTGACAGTGAAAGTGAAATTAATCGTGAATTACTTAGTGCCACAGTAAGCGCTCTTAATGCTCGAATTGATGTATTAGGAGTGTCAGAGCCTAATATTAGTATTGAAGGCGATAATAGAATACGTGTGCAATTAGCTGGTGTAACAGATCAGGAAACTGCTCGAGAATTGTTATCGACAGAAGCCCGTTTATCGTTCCGGGATGTTAATGACGAAGTGAAAATGGATGGTGGAGATTTAGTTGAAGGGGGAGCTCGCCAAAATTTCCATCCAGATACAAATCAGCCTATCGTAGAGGTTACGGTAGAGGACTCCTCCCTTTTTGAAGAGGTGACAAGGGAAATTAGTAACCGCCCATTAGGGGAGAATATCCTTGCTATTTGGTTAGACTATGAGGAAGGAGATACTTACGAAGAAGAAATCATGAAAGAAGATTCAAAAATTGTCTCTGCTCCTCAAGTCAGTCACGTCATTTCTAGTCGTGATGTTATGATCGAAGGGAATTTTACAACGGAAGAGGCGGGTGATCTGGCTGGGATTTTGAACGCTGGCGCTTTGCCAGTGGAGCTCACAGAAATTCAAGCGGATTCGGTCGGTGCTTCTTTAGGAGAACGATCAATGGAGATGGCGATAAATGCTGGTATCGTCGGTATTGCACTTATCTTTGCCTATATGCTCGTTTATTACCGTTTTATGGGCTTTATCTCTTTGTTAACATTGACGGGTTATATTTATCTCGTTCTCGTTGTGTTTGACTGGATGAATGC
The Salipaludibacillus sp. LMS25 DNA segment above includes these coding regions:
- a CDS encoding DUF368 domain-containing protein; the protein is MEWRNVYRGILMGASNLVPGVSAGTIALIFGIYDQLIASISDFFSSKWRDSLKFLIPLGIGVVAGFVGLIHIIRWLHEHHYQTTQFFFLGLIIGVIPLLLTQSSMKTQFKVPHYVILLVTAIGIGLMGLLPEEGSGVIDLTPFAGIRLFVAGWLASMSLLLPGISGAAVLLIFGVYDTAIEALYSLNLAVIGLLGGGLLIGFAMSSKIIKYVLKEYPYMTYAVIIGLLAGSLVIVFPGFSAGPAALFPSAVTFIAGAMTAILLGSRS
- the secD gene encoding protein translocase subunit SecD, producing MKKRKKVKKSFIIAFFAIVIALGTLISTNVMAHVNNINLGLDLQGGFEVLYEVEPIDSESEINRELLSATVSALNARIDVLGVSEPNISIEGDNRIRVQLAGVTDQETARELLSTEARLSFRDVNDEVKMDGGDLVEGGARQNFHPDTNQPIVEVTVEDSSLFEEVTREISNRPLGENILAIWLDYEEGDTYEEEIMKEDSKIVSAPQVSHVISSRDVMIEGNFTTEEAGDLAGILNAGALPVELTEIQADSVGASLGERSMEMAINAGIVGIALIFAYMLVYYRFMGFISLLTLTGYIYLVLVVFDWMNAVLTLPGIAALILGVGMAVDANIITFERIKDELRSGKSMMSAFRAGSRRSLSTILDANITTILAAGVLFYFGTSAVQGFAVMLIVSILASFITSVFGARLLLGLWVNSRILNKRPRMFGVKEREISEL
- a CDS encoding post-transcriptional regulator, whose protein sequence is MVNEQWSYWKMKLEPVIQSKVEEWQILGYEKISEKDVWECFMRKVEKNQEKPDKIRSHWMVSELFSLKANDYMNLVTVAAYKGPQWFQNEQPVDFRLNQFEDDSR